The Bosea sp. AS-1 region TAGCGAAATTCCTTGTCGGGTAAGTTCCGACCTGCACGAATGGCGTAACGACTTCCCCGCTGTCTCCAGCATAGACTCAGTGAAATTGAATTCCCCGTGAAGATGCGGGGTTCCTGCGGTCAGACGGAAAGACCCCGTGCACCTTTACTGCAGCTTTGCGCTGGCATTCGTGTCGGCATGTGTAGGATAGGTGGTAGACTTTGAAGCCGGGGCGCCAGCTCTGGTGGAGTCATCCTTGAAATACCACCCTTATCGTCATGGATGTCTAACCGCGACCCGTAAGCCGGGTCCGAGACAGCGCATGGCAGGCAGTTTGACTGGGGCGGTCGCCTCCCAAAGAGTAACGGAGGCGTGCGAAGGTGGGCTCAGAGCGGTCGGAAATCGCTCGTTGAGTGCAATGGCATAAGCCTGCCTGACTGCGAGACTGACAAGTCGAGCAGAGTCGAAAGACGGCCATAGTGATCCGGTGGTCCCGCGTGGAAGGGCCATCGCTCAACGGATAAAAGGTACGCCGGGGATAACAGGCTGATGATTCCCAAGAGTCCATATCGACGGAATCGTTTGGCACCTCGATGTCGGCTCATCACATCCTGGGGCTGGAGAAGGTCCCAAGGGTTCGGCTGTTCGCCGATTAAAGTGGTACGTGAGCTGGGTTCAGAACGTCGTGAGACAGTTCGGTCCCTATCTGCCGTGGGTGTAGGAGAATTGAGAGGATCTGCCCTTAGTACGAGAGGACCGGGGTGGACGTACCTCTGGTGGACCTGTTGTGGCGCCAGCCGCAGTGCAGGGTAGCTATGTACGGACGGGATAACCGCTGAAGGCATCTAAGCGGGAAACCCACCTCAAAACGAGTTCTCCCTCGAGAGCCGTGGAAGACGACCACGTTGATAGGCCGGGTGTGTAAGTGCAGCAATGCATTCAGCTTACCGGTACTAATTGCTCGATCGGCTTGATCGTTCTCATGATCAATGTCCGCGACACCAAAACGCGAAACATCATCAAAGACCTTATGCTTGCCAATATCCTTCGCCGGCCCGGTGGCTTGAGCGAGGAGCCAGAACCCGATCCCATCCCGAACTCGGCCGTTAAACTCCTCAGCGCTGATGGTACTGTGTCTCAAGACCCGGGAGAGTAGGTCGTTGCCGGGCCTGTCAAGGATATCCCTCATCACAATCTCAAAACACGCATAGCGCGGCGGTCGACCACATGTCGCCGCCGCGTTACCGTTTAAAAGGACCCTCAAAGGTCCCATGTCCTTACCGCGGGGTGGAGCAGCCCGGTAGCTCGTCAGGCTCATAACCTGAAGGTCGTCAGTTCAAATCTGGCCCCCGCAACCAAATCTGAAAAACCCCAGCAAACTCAACGCTTTGCTGGGGTTTTATTTTGGCCAGAACATCCCACACCAATCCATCACCCACCGGGCATCGCGGCCTCAAATCAGGGGGCCCGTCCCCTGCAACCTTGCTCACATCAAAAACGCGCAGCAGAGACACTGCGACTTCGCACGATCCGCCTGCGCCAGCCGATCTCGCCGCTGACCACGCCTGCCCTTCACCTCACGCGTGATGCGGGGGTAGCCCGGTGAAGCGCTCTCCGCTCCTGATTGCCAGCAGTCTCACGGAGCAGCAGAACGAGCGCCTCGCAGTCCATGTAAGCAACCCGACGATCCTGAAACTGGGCGAGCCCTGGCAGGTTCCTGCCGAAGCTCAAGCCCTGTTCACTTACCAAACGCGATGGCGCGATGCTCCTGTTGAGCTGCCTGCGGGTTGGCCTGGTGCGTTGACATGGGCGCAGTCGCTTCGGCTTGCGTCGATACGTTCCCATGGTGGTTCTTCGATATCCCGCTCGTCAGCCGCGGTCGCGGCGTGCAGGCACCAGCGATCGCCGAATATGTCAAAGCGCTTCTGGAATACCGGCTGTTCACCCATTTAACCACCACCCTTCGATTCGGCTGACTCCTCATATCTCTGGCAGCTGCGAGGATGGTGAGGAGCGCTTGTCGGCATTCCTTGTCCGCAACCTTTCCCGCTTTGTTCGTGGGGAGCGGCTTGAGGGGATCGTTGACCCCACCTTAGCGTATTGAAGACCGCAACTCCGGCCGAAAGCGGCCAGTTGCCGAGGGTTGTGACATGCCCCGCGCGCCGTAGCTCCCTGTTCGGGGCGGGGAATCCTATCGCGAGCGCGGTCAGTCGCAATCGTCGTGGGTCGAACGAAATCATATTTTCGATTGCAAAAATATGAAATCAAAAATACGATGATATTCGGTAACGGCCAGATGCGTCAGAGGTCCCGACCATGCCCCAAATGCCCGAAGTCACTGGCTTCTACGACAAGCGATCCGGGTCAATTCAATACGTCGTTGCCGACTCCGGGACGAAGAAGTGCGCCCTCATCGACCCGGTACTCGATTATGACGAAAAGTCTGGAGCGACTGCGACCACGCATGCCGACAGCATTCTTAAGTTCGTCGCGAACAAGGGCTACGTGGTGGAATGGATTCTCGACACCCATCCGCATGCCGACCATTTTTCAGCGGCTGATTACCTCAAACGCAAGACCGGCGCGCCGACCGCAATCGGCGAGAAGGTGACCGAGGTTCAAAAGCTCTGGAGCGACTACTACAATTGGCCTGGGTTCCCGGCTGACGGGTCGCAGTGGGACAAGCTCTTCGCAGCGGGAGAGACCTTCCAGATCGGCAATATCGACGCGCGCGTGATGTTCTCACCAGGGCACACGCTGGCCTCGATCACATATGTGATTGGCGACGCTGCCTTCGTGCACGATACGTTGTTCATGCCCGACTCCGGCACTGCCCGAGCGGATTTTCCCGGCGGCAGCGCCAAAGCGCTCTGGCGGTCAATTCAGGACATCTTGGCGCTGCCCGATGCGACGCGCCTCTTCACAGGCCATGATTACCAGACAGGCGGTCGCGAGCCTCGCTGGGAATCGACGGTGGCTGAGCAGAAGGCGAAGAACATACACATTTCGGTCCACAGGACCGAAGCCGCGTTCGTCGCCGCTCGCGAAGCCCGTGATAGGACCTTGGCCATGCCGAAGCTGATTCTGCATGCGCTGCAGAT contains the following coding sequences:
- a CDS encoding MBL fold metallo-hydrolase; translation: MPQMPEVTGFYDKRSGSIQYVVADSGTKKCALIDPVLDYDEKSGATATTHADSILKFVANKGYVVEWILDTHPHADHFSAADYLKRKTGAPTAIGEKVTEVQKLWSDYYNWPGFPADGSQWDKLFAAGETFQIGNIDARVMFSPGHTLASITYVIGDAAFVHDTLFMPDSGTARADFPGGSAKALWRSIQDILALPDATRLFTGHDYQTGGREPRWESTVAEQKAKNIHISVHRTEAAFVAAREARDRTLAMPKLILHALQINTNAGRLPEPESNGRRYLKIPLNLLEGASWD